atgatttcggtcgaaatcgatataaagattaccggaaacggatgcacggtttgcaaatggcaagcaaaacaagaatgacacgaatctgcgattaacagcatgatagcacatagaatacatcaagtaacaatgctacgactctccaacatagcaacaaagcatatgacagtaatgtacaggagatgcttgaaaaaagatgaacactgagctatggccagatcacaacataacaggtacaaacaagcatggcaaaagtgcaaaagataacaggttcacagacttggtgaaattaatggacatggctgaaacagcatcaggtagcaatcttcagagcaagaaatcaacatgctacagggacttaacatggcaaaacaaggcacggcatgaatctactaaatgcatatgacaaaagtctcttactgaccataagccaaaaagggatggcaaccatgtaaacatagcaagtttcgttaacaggtttcagacttagcagaaaacagagcatggcagaaacagacattaagagggcatcttggtgagcttgatgcactcaccacaaagcaatgcatgacaaaacaagcatacctacggcaagacggcatgtttatgaagctatctatggaaagagaaaatacatagcatgtatgaaacaactacaacaaccttggcaaaattgaatatcatgttaacaatctgccagaaatattttatagcaaaagtagagtaagattgagtcatgctatggcactccataattgcaaacaagggcattaatggatagagaacaactatatctacaaaatatCTTTAATGAATATCTCCAatataagcatggatctctctgtagccacatggatacatggcaacataataacagcagtcacagacttggtaaaattagtccctgaaatcagaaacatcacggagcctagtttgcatgcttgtgctagtcaccacaaagatcacaaaaatacatggcagacacctctgtaaagatggcatggcatacatcaaaacacctgtagatctcctactcataagatgcacacatcaatagcaacaaaaataacaaatccttaagttctgataagtaacagtggttaacagcaactagcactcttgcaccagagatttgggcatcaagatggacccagatgaacatggcacaatggaacaaaatgaagagcatctcgaggcgaacatttcgatatattacacgcacgaaacggagctataggcagagagttatgatgcaatgaacaggggCACATATTGTAAAATTCTCGGGACTCGGAGAAATTCGGGGGAGGAGGAAAGTCAACCTTCACTGGTTCCAAATCGGATCGGGGCGCcggctcgggctcgggctcgcCGGGCTGCTCGCCGGAGCCGAGGACGGGGACGCCGGCGGGGCGACGTGCGGCGGCGAAGGGAGGCGCGGCCGGCCGCGGTCGGCGCGGGAGAGGGGCGGCGACCGGCgggaagaggaggcggcggcgcggcggcgccggaggaaggacggcggcggcgccggcgaacgggcggcggggcggcgcgaggaggcggcggctaggCAGCGGGGAGTCGCGGGGAGGAGGCGCGGGCGCGGCGACcacgggcggcggctcgggcccgcgcgggccccggatgggctccgcgggccgcggcggcggggagagagagagggtgacGTGCCGTGACGGGAttcgccgggcgcggcggcgcgaaCACGTCTGGCACGGGGGAATTTTGTCCGGCGGCGGGAGGTGGAAGAAGACTAGGGTTCATCCGCGAAATTTCGGAGGGAGGTGCAAATATATAggcagagggagctaggagagtccaaacggggtgcggttttcgcccacacgattgtgatcgaacgacctagagcatggaagagacttagaggggttttggactgtttggagggggttttgctgcaacacacaaaaggcatctgcggttacccggttaaccgttggagcatcaaacgacctccaaatggcacgaaacttgacaggtggtctaccggtggtataccaaggccacttggcaaacctcggtccattccgagaacgtttaacagccgctcacgaaaagaaacaagaggggtgcgccggaggaggtgggagtgccggattgcaaaacggacaacggggaaatgctcggatgcatgagacgaacacgtatgcaaatgagatgcacatgatgaaaTGATAtaggatgcatgacatgaacaaaatgcaaaacgaaaaacaaaacccgaccacggagggaatatcataacacatagccgaaaatggcaagagttggagttacaattatggatagttatatccggggtgttacacattgacatgagttgtcatttgataacgggatcacatcattaagagaatgatgtggtggacaagacccatccgttagcttagcataatgatcgttcagtttattgctattgctttcttcatgtcaaatacttattccttcgactatgagattctgcaactcccggataccggaggaataccttgtgtgctatcaaatgtcacaatgtaactgggtgatcataaagatgccctacaggtatctccgaaggtgtttgttgagttggcatagatcgagaataggatttgtcactccgagtatcggagaggtatctctgggccctctcagtaatacacatcataagcttgcaagcaaatgactaaggagttagtcgcgaggtgatgtattacggaacgagtaaagagacttgctagtaacgagattgaaataggtatgaagatagcgacgatcgaatctcgggcaagtaacataccgatagacaaaaggaattatgtatgttgtcataacggtttgactgataaagatcttcgtagaatatgtaggagcaaatatgggcatctaggttccgttattggttattaaccggagaggtgtctcggtcatgtctacatagttctcgaacccgtagggtccgcacgcttaacgttcgtcgacgatatagtgttatatgagttatatgttttggtgactgaatattgttcggagtctcggatgagatcacggacatgacgaggagtctcgaaatggtcgagaggtaaagattgatatataggacgatggtatttggacaccagaagtgtttcggGACGTACCGGGAAGAAATCGGGttaccggaaggggttccgggcacccccgacatgtatatgggcttaatgggccaaggcAGGGACAGACCGCCCTTTGGTGCGCCCCTTTCCCTAGCCAAAAAGCCctaagaaaggaaaagggggggagctagcccctcctgcctttccctctcatgggagaaaggaaaggggggcaccctcccctgcctttcccccGCTCCTATACTTGGCAGGGGGGCGTCACCTTGCgagagaccccaagtaggattccttctacttgggcgccccccttggctgctcctccctccctcccacctatatatatgtgggagggggcgcctagcacacaccagacaattgcctagccgtgtgcggcgcccccctccaccgtttacaccctcgtagtgcttaggcgaagccttgcgaggatcacttcaccatcaccgtcaccacgccgtcgtgctggcggaactcatctactacctcgacgtcttgctggatcaagaaggcgagggacgtcaccgagctgaacgtgtgcagaacacggaggtgccgtacattcggtacttgatagGTTGAAGcgtgaagaagttcgactacatcaaccacgttgagaaacgcttccgcttacggtctacgagggtacgtagatacactctccccctcgttgctatgcatctccatggatagatcattgcgtgtgcgtagaattttttttattttccatgcaacgtttcccaacagttgTGTGATATTGGCAAAACCAATTGTATTTTTGCCCTTTTATATCTCTAACATTTGAACCCTTCTTTGTTTATTAGCAGGTGTGAAATCAAGCATAATTCATGTTGTGTGTGGAGCCACGTTTTGGTCTATGTATAGCACATTACATTGTTGGTACCATAATTTTTTCTGGCAAATGAATATTTTATTCAATACTAAGTGTAAGAGATTGCGATGTCTATGGAAACTTCCTTTTTATTGTCATGTGATACTGGTGTTTTACAACTAACCACGACTTTAAGACATATCAATATATGTGCTCCATTCTTCATATTTTCCCCCAACATAGGTTTTCTCGAGAATCTTTGGTTAGCATATGTTTTCAACGAGTATTTTTCTAATAAATCACTAGGAGGCATACCTATTGCAGCAATTCTTACTATCTCATCTACGTAAGGCAAATGTTTAGCATGATGTTGTTTAGTAAACTTAGAGAAATTTTTATGCGCAAGAAACAAGTCTTGGAGGGTGGTACAAGCGCCGGTACGACCCCTTGCTGTCGTACCGCACCTCGTATTCCCATTTGGAATGAAGGAACATATCAGGACCTTTGGTACGCCCCACGGTATGAGTTCTCACGCTGGACCCAGGCCATCTTCTCTTCAGTCCTCGCACCAGTATGGCACGATTAGCGGCGGTACGAGAAATCACGCTCGTACCACATGTTGTTTTTCTCTTCTATTACTGGAAGCTTATTTCCATGCGTTTGACCTTCGAAAAAAATGTATGTGTGTTTTGTCGCGTGTGAATTTTTGGTACGACCCATGATACGAGCTGACACGCTCGTACACGTGACCTTTTTACCTTTGGAAGCAGAAAGGATTTTGATGGGCACCTGGTACGAGCACGGCTACAAGCATGCCACCCCCATCTTCTGCTCTGATTGAGTGAAAATTAGCATATTCTTCCTGAATACTATGGTTTGTTTCCTAATCTTCCTCACCTAACGTAATCTTGCGAATATATGCAACTATACCTTCTTATATACCCTTTGGAGGACCTTCCCCTTTGCACGTTAGCAAACCAATCTACCTCTAGATGCATATCAAGTTTGTAGGCAAAGGGAAGAACCTCAAGGCCATGGCGCGCCATTGGAACAAGCGGCGAACGtcctcacaggaggaggaggaggatcgcCTCACCATCGGTAGGAGTACACCACATGGTTCAAGCCCCCCACAAGCAGGACTTTTAACTTGAGGAGGAGCCTCCTTCCCGTGGGACGAAGTGTGATCGTGCATGGCGCAACACGAGTGAAGACTCTTCATCAGAAGAAGACCCTGAAAAAAGAGTGATGGAGGAGgacgagaaggaggaggaggaggaaatcGGTAAGGTGCAAGTTGAATCTGTTGAATTCAATAGCACGGGCAACTCTGCATCTACTAGCAAAGGATCTCCGACAATGATGGATGGTTGCACCATCCACGAGTCGTTGAAAGGAACTTACCAGGAGAAGTCAAAATGGCGCAATGCGCGGTGAGCCCAACTTGTAACTTTGTAAGTGCATGCAGTGATTGTTTTTTACTCTCCGAAAGTGTTGTTGTGAGCTCGAGCTCACATGCACCCTTTGCTACAGTAAAAATTCGAAATAATATTTAAAAAGTATTaaaaattgattttttttgcCAACAAACATTGACGTGTTTTGCACATGCGTGCAAAATTTCGTGACAAAATGACATCCATGCAGGTCAAGGCAAAAAGAGAAAAATGATGCTTCAAAATGCTTTCGAAAACATGTTTTTTGGAGCATGATTTTGCTTTTTTTTGTCGAGACATCCACAAATGTCATTTCATCACGAAAATTGGCATGCATGTGCAACACACATCAATGTTTGTTGCTAAAAAattcattttttttaatttttaaaatattttttctATTACTGTAGCAAAGGGTGCATGTGAGCTCGAGCTCACATACTCCATGCCCCAGCAGGGAAAATGACTAGATGAATCCGGGTACATCTGCACCTACTTCGAAAAACACATTTCtaaattaaaaaaaaggttaCACGTGTACATCTTAACGTTCCATGTGGTCGCGTAAAGTTTCACGGAAAAACAACTTTTGTTTTGGACCGTGCAAAAAGACAAACAAATAGTATCTCGTAGAATGCTATTTTCTAGCACTGAAATTTGTCTTCTGTGCCGAAGCAAAATAAAAGACATTTTTCGCAAAATATTGTGGCGCGCACATATCTTTACAAAGATGTACGTGtgaaatattggtttgaatttttcTAACATTTTAAAACGTGTTTAAAATGCATTAAAAAATGAGTGCAAATGAACCTAGGTTCAAGTCCTCACTCGCGACAGTAGCACCATCACACACTTTCACTCGTTCGCACAACCAACTTCTCACAACAAGGCTCTGCATCTAAAACGCGTGCCCATCAAAATCGCACCACTCGGCTACACATTTCCCGATGCCTATACATCCCAAGAGAATAATAAAAGAAAACCGAAAGCACACGAAACCGAACAAAGTGAGCTAGAGACCAATATACATAAATAAAACCCAGAAAAAAGTTCCATTCACACACAATAGTCTGAAACAAAGAAGCTCATCTCCGACAGAAAAACCGTGCGCAACAGCAAGGCGCACGTATCCCTCTAGTAATGACCTATCTGTAAACAATCTAATTTTAGCCATAACTATTTGTGGGAAAGAAATTACAGACTACTTTGATACGGTGACAACAACAAAACTACTGTTTGTAAGTTGTCTATGAATATCTTAGAGTTAGCCTCTTTCTCTCTCCCCATTATCTCTCCTCCAAATTACTAAATTATATATGTGGCAACTCTTACATTAGACACTGTTGTTGTACATGTCTTAAAATCTGAGGAATTGTAATACACCCACTATTCATAATCAATTTTTTTTGTTATATATGACATAAAAAGTTTTCTTCAGCAGAACCAGTCTGTGATTGGATGATAAGGAGGACAGTGGTATTTCCAGCCCattagggatcaagccctaaacTTGACATAGATGATCACATTTCCTAGATTCATTTCAGACATTCAGCTAATGTGTGTTCAGTGGAGAAGACGTTCCCCTCAACTACGAAGGCTCTATAACGACTTCGTCAATGTCGAGATGATGTGCCGACTCAGTCTCTCAGAGGTGTTCATACAGGTATGGTGTGCATGGATGCGTTCATAGGAGTGAGCATATGCTGCATCTGTATTGTGTTCAAAAAAAGTTTTCTTCAGAAAAATGTTAGACATAAAAATTTAGTCGTGTCAATGTTGTTAAAATTTCTGAATTTATTTTTCGTGCCTATTTGATTTTCATCCGTTTCTCATCCGAAGAAGCCCGCACAGAGTCGTTGTCTGCTGTCCGTCCACTCTTATGTTGGCGAGAGGTCGACGAGAACGCTAGAAAATACTCGGAAAACGGATATTTCACTCCAATCGTTGGAGCAGCCAAGCCGCAAGTCCGACGAGTGCTCGCTCCTCCGGGCATTCGGAAATGCAAACCACCTCTCTGTCTTCCGCTCCGTCCTCTCGGCCCCCCTCCGCGCCACCGCCTCCGCCCCCGCACGTCGCCTTTCCCTCGCTCCGTCGCCGAGACCTCCTCTTGCTCTCAGCGTCGCCTCTTCCACTCGCGCTCTCTCCGGCGGCCGCCTCGGCGCGCGGGCTGTTCCGCATGCCGCCGCCGGGACTGGCCAACCGCTACTTCCTCGTGCGCGCTGGCGAGTCCGTGTACGAGGGGCAGGGACTCCTCCGGACCAACCCCGTCGCCAAGACGTCCGTCGACAGCGGTCTCtcccccgccggccgccgccaggccgcgcgcgccgcgctcgagctccgccgccttgGTGCATGCGAGGACGACTGCTGGATATGGCCCTCCATCACCCAGCGCGCCTACCAGGCCGCCGAGATCATCGCTGCCGCCAACAGCATCAACCGCAGGTGCCTGTCTATCCACATCCTCGTGGGCTATGAGTATGACCCGTCGGTCAGTGATCCTGTACTGAGATTGTTGGTTACTTGATGTGAAGTAAAATCGTGCCGGAGTATAGCTTCTTGGACGCGCGGGGGCTGGGTGCGTACGAGGGGAAGAGGTTAGAAGCATTGCCAGAGGTATTATTCATCCGATCTTTCGAGCTCCAAGCTAAATTCTACTAGCACTTACAACGAGTATTAGAGGAACAACTGACTTGAGGGATCACAGAGATGCAGTATATTTAATTGAAGACGTTGGTACCTTAGTTTTTGGAGAAATTTCAGAATACATTATTGCAACGAATGAACTTTAGAAATTGGAGTGCACTGACCTTGCAGATGTACATGTTGAATAATTAGGCATTTTCCCGTTTAGTTTAATCCAGAAAAATAATGGATAAAACATGAATAGCAATATATTGATGAAACTAGAAACTAGCAACAATTCGTTGAGACTAGTCATGCAATCAAAATCATAAGCCAATGCATCATATCCATGTCAATTGCTATTAGCAATAAACCAAATGCTAGCCCTAACAGTGAGGATAAGATGGCATACGGCGCAGTAGCAGAAGGTGCAGATGTCCCGATCGTCATGTCGCTGAAGAGGTCGttgacgtcggggaagaagtcgtcgttagGGAACTCGTCGTCAGTGATGTCGCCGTTCGCAGCCACGATGAACAAGACTCCAGCAGTCGCGTAAggacgctccccaaaaacctgatcgcccctctcccgtaccgGATCACAAGAGACGGGGTTTCGGAGGCCTGCTGTCTCACTTCCCGGTGCACGCCAGGAAGAGAGATGGGAAAGAGATAGGCGGCTCAATGCTTTGGAATGAGACGAAAGGTTGTTGTGCTGCTTGGAACAACAGAGGAGCGACCTCTTATATACGTGAGAAGAGTTGAAACTGGCCTTCATTAGTAGAAGAGAAACCGGTGCAATAAACACCATTAAACAGACGCACTAAAAACCATTAAGGAGAGAAGAAACGAGCGCACTAAAAACCACACGAAGTGTTTAGTTTCTTCTCCCATTTATGTGTCAATTGTTTCAACTTTCTTCTCGCGTGATAAAACAGCGCATACACGTGGCATTGGTCAATTTTTCACACAACCTTGTCATGCATGGATGGGCCACATGAGCCTCTGGGATTTATTTTGAATTATTGGCACAAAATATGAATTATTATATGGGTT
The Aegilops tauschii subsp. strangulata cultivar AL8/78 chromosome 3, Aet v6.0, whole genome shotgun sequence genome window above contains:
- the LOC109745451 gene encoding uncharacterized protein isoform X2; the protein is MQTTSLSSAPSSRPPSAPPPPPPHVAFPSLRRRDLLLLSASPLPLALSPAAASARGLFRMPPPGLANRYFLVRAGESVYEGQGLLRTNPVAKTSVDSGLSPAGRRQAARAALELRRLGACEDDCWIWPSITQRAYQAAEIIAAANSINRSKIVPEYSFLDARGLGAYEGKRLEALPEVYAADNISSDIKPPPTYDGTPNESVADVFVRVTQLMSILETQYSGDTVVIVSPDSDNLSILQAGLIGLDLRRET
- the LOC109745451 gene encoding uncharacterized protein isoform X1 is translated as MQTTSLSSAPSSRPPSAPPPPPPHVAFPSLRRRDLLLLSASPLPLALSPAAASARGLFRMPPPGLANRYFLVRAGESVYEGQGLLRTNPVAKTSVDSGLSPAGRRQAARAALELRRLGACEDDCWIWPSITQRAYQAAEIIAAANSINRSKIVPEYSFLDARGLGAYEGKRLEALPEVYAADNISSDIKPPPTYDGTPNESVADVFVRVTQLMSILETQYSGDTVVIVSPDSDNLSILQAGLIGLDLRRHDSLFFQPGEVRAVDPASIPEYKQPASSVFKCTNPPSCK